In the Vibrio gigantis genome, one interval contains:
- a CDS encoding Hpt domain-containing protein translates to MEQSVAKPKRFKKPATFLVVLLALWLLPSLVLLNLSRSYTNSLAQIEELGIRVNELRQSLYFSEPLRVSRINDLALDAQLVYSIRLQIESDFQHALFRPDVNQLLYVADQFLEKFDEFIPIESQVQDIVDNIKMLRADKELSPKLKPLLNEFGVVVFEAMYSDSQSSSATYRAFDSILEKSYSLKTEEQDALQQLLADASALLSDYAQLNYLVDKIKKNSVNEQIIKLEAEFHERQFNLLLVMLGLGLVAMSTLVVWGLSVRKAAQQPKGELGVAPEPNKEKVVQFSDKENELFSESSVDFSSSVTKQSESEPEVSEAVLNQQPEYQPHMGSISQSNTVEAPLAERHIASVTDSKPAIDIEEMLETLDGDAESVELLLGVFVQDHAGDYEKFKSLLTKDETSAARIVHSLKGVAGSIKASRLAIIAASIEMTMKQSRAISDHDLTELDQAIKASVDSAHEYLDRQH, encoded by the coding sequence ATGGAACAATCAGTAGCAAAGCCCAAACGTTTTAAAAAACCAGCCACCTTCTTGGTTGTGCTCTTGGCTCTGTGGCTACTTCCTTCATTGGTTCTTCTTAATCTAAGCCGTTCCTACACCAATTCTCTTGCTCAAATCGAAGAACTCGGTATTCGCGTCAACGAATTGAGGCAATCGCTTTATTTCTCTGAGCCGCTGCGAGTCTCTCGTATCAATGATCTAGCACTTGATGCTCAGTTGGTTTATTCGATCCGACTGCAGATTGAATCTGACTTCCAACACGCTTTGTTTCGTCCTGATGTCAACCAACTGCTTTACGTAGCCGATCAGTTCCTAGAAAAGTTTGATGAGTTCATCCCAATCGAAAGCCAAGTTCAAGACATTGTTGATAATATTAAGATGTTACGTGCTGATAAAGAGCTTTCCCCTAAGCTAAAACCGCTACTCAACGAATTCGGGGTTGTGGTATTTGAAGCGATGTATTCTGACAGTCAGAGCTCCTCAGCGACTTATCGTGCCTTTGATTCCATTCTGGAAAAATCTTATTCACTAAAAACCGAAGAGCAAGATGCACTCCAACAGTTACTGGCTGATGCTTCAGCATTGTTGAGTGACTATGCTCAGCTTAACTATTTGGTCGATAAAATTAAGAAAAACTCAGTGAATGAGCAGATCATTAAACTTGAAGCTGAGTTTCACGAACGTCAGTTCAACCTATTACTGGTGATGCTAGGTTTAGGCTTGGTAGCAATGAGCACTTTGGTTGTGTGGGGGCTTAGTGTGAGAAAAGCGGCTCAGCAACCCAAAGGAGAACTGGGTGTTGCCCCTGAACCAAATAAAGAAAAGGTTGTTCAGTTTTCCGATAAGGAAAATGAATTGTTTTCAGAAAGCAGCGTTGATTTTTCCTCCTCTGTCACTAAGCAATCTGAGAGTGAACCTGAGGTATCTGAAGCTGTATTGAATCAGCAACCAGAATATCAACCTCACATGGGATCTATAAGCCAATCTAATACGGTAGAAGCGCCATTAGCGGAGAGACACATTGCCAGTGTGACGGACTCTAAGCCTGCGATTGATATCGAAGAAATGTTGGAAACGCTTGATGGTGACGCTGAGTCGGTTGAATTGTTGCTTGGTGTATTTGTACAAGACCACGCTGGTGACTACGAGAAATTTAAGTCTTTGTTGACCAAAGATGAAACCTCCGCTGCTCGCATTGTGCATAGCTTAAAAGGTGTGGCTGGCAGTATCAAAGCGTCTCGATTAGCCATCATTGCAGCAAGTATTGAGATGACAATGAAGCAATCCCGGGCGATCAGTGATCATGATTTGACTGAACTAGATCAGGCGATAAAAGCCTCTGTGGATTCTGCTCATGAATATTTAGACCGTCAGCATTAA
- the nhaC gene encoding Na+/H+ antiporter NhaC — protein MKQSKTRLPNLLQVFIALGLFLSLAFSFTAKLDLPIQLALYIGWFIIMVLGIRLGHQYKDLEKAALKGISNGLGAVLILLAVGALVGTWISGGIVPTIIYYGLKAIHPSIFLLATMIICSLTALATGTSWGAAGTAGIAMMGIGQGLGVPAPITAGAVLSGCYFGDKMSPLSDSVILASSMSGVEVVEHIKGMLPVALISYVITGIMFTAFGFHYAGNVDMSQVDSVIKAMEVQFYITPYSFVPVLIVLGLLAFRMPSFPVISFGSLLGIIWAVMIQDIDFLTAFNTAWAPFSISSGVEFIDSILNRGGMSSMLGSVAVIVFGLGFGGLLDKVGVLETIAKVFERRVNSAGSLATSTIGTAFMGNVFGSAMYVSLILTPKICAKNYDRLGYKRKNLSRNAEFGGTLTSGMVPWSDNGIYMASILGVATLSYAPFMWLSFICIIVTIVTSYMGWFVDKCEPTAPAFEAEEATELSKQQA, from the coding sequence ATGAAGCAGAGTAAAACTCGCCTACCGAACCTATTGCAGGTATTCATCGCGTTAGGACTATTTCTATCCCTTGCTTTTTCCTTTACTGCAAAGCTTGACCTTCCAATTCAACTTGCCTTGTATATTGGCTGGTTCATTATCATGGTTCTTGGTATTCGTCTTGGACACCAATACAAAGACTTAGAAAAAGCAGCACTCAAAGGGATATCCAATGGCTTAGGCGCGGTTTTAATACTTTTAGCCGTTGGCGCTCTTGTTGGTACTTGGATCTCAGGCGGGATCGTACCTACTATCATTTACTATGGTCTGAAAGCTATCCACCCTTCTATCTTCCTTTTAGCGACCATGATCATCTGTTCTCTAACCGCATTGGCTACTGGTACTTCTTGGGGCGCTGCGGGTACAGCAGGTATCGCGATGATGGGTATCGGCCAAGGCCTAGGTGTTCCAGCTCCGATTACTGCAGGTGCGGTGCTATCAGGTTGTTACTTCGGTGACAAGATGTCTCCGCTTTCTGATTCGGTGATTCTGGCTTCTTCAATGTCTGGTGTTGAAGTGGTTGAACACATCAAAGGTATGCTTCCAGTTGCGTTAATCAGCTACGTGATTACGGGCATCATGTTTACTGCGTTTGGTTTCCACTACGCGGGCAACGTTGACATGAGCCAAGTAGACTCTGTCATCAAAGCGATGGAAGTTCAGTTCTACATCACGCCTTACTCATTCGTTCCGGTACTTATCGTGCTTGGTCTGTTGGCTTTCCGTATGCCTTCATTCCCGGTAATCAGCTTTGGTTCTCTGTTGGGTATTATCTGGGCAGTCATGATCCAAGATATTGACTTCCTAACGGCATTCAACACAGCTTGGGCACCGTTCTCAATCTCATCTGGCGTAGAATTCATTGATTCAATTCTTAACCGTGGCGGCATGTCTTCAATGCTGGGTTCGGTTGCGGTTATCGTATTTGGTCTAGGTTTTGGTGGCTTGCTGGATAAAGTGGGCGTACTAGAGACGATCGCTAAGGTGTTTGAACGCCGCGTAAACAGCGCTGGCTCACTAGCAACGAGTACAATTGGTACTGCTTTCATGGGCAACGTGTTCGGTTCAGCAATGTATGTATCGCTTATCCTTACTCCAAAAATCTGTGCGAAAAACTACGACCGTTTAGGCTACAAACGTAAGAACCTTTCTCGTAACGCTGAGTTTGGTGGCACGCTAACGTCGGGTATGGTTCCTTGGAGTGATAACGGTATCTACATGGCGAGTATTCTCGGCGTTGCGACGCTGTCTTACGCGCCGTTCATGTGGTTAAGCTTCATCTGTATCATTGTAACTATCGTGACGTCTTATATGGGTTGGTTCGTTGATAAGTGTGAACCAACAGCACCAGCGTTTGAAGCTGAAGAAGCGACAGAGCTAAGCAAGCAACAAGCTTAA
- a CDS encoding chemotaxis protein, which translates to MLRVSSRSWIVLVLSIVLSGCSLLEVKLDSQTTPLTQQELNARLMTREFAKLFFTRVEDSADVIAQSYPADDTLHQSYVLLWKIHAEQGLQQAAYQTSPMSALIDSWVFTAQMNQFYAQGNGADLFVTDDAIETARFLDQEAEKLAKGVLSSTDFKKSKAFVAEFAASNPFKDLTFRSTPAYREWLAYLGKDESQIVQSLGTMPEAMSDASDRLSLMADQTPKLMTWKAELVAMNSSLTGEDLSMTLESLRQTSASMQDFIENNPEYMQTLASIMSTEMQPLLNDLSDKTDQKLAMLSDERVALEKMVTREREALVEMIAKERIEIAGIVTSERELFTKDLDRVSQEVVVLAIDKLMELIKGVIIYFILFILVVFFAPLGIGYWLGKRTANK; encoded by the coding sequence ATGTTACGAGTTTCGAGTCGAAGTTGGATAGTGTTGGTGCTTAGCATTGTGCTAAGTGGTTGTTCTCTCTTAGAAGTTAAGTTAGATAGTCAGACGACCCCTCTCACTCAACAAGAGCTTAATGCTCGCCTCATGACGCGTGAATTCGCTAAGTTGTTTTTTACACGAGTGGAAGATTCAGCGGATGTAATCGCGCAATCTTACCCAGCTGATGACACCTTACATCAATCTTATGTGTTGCTTTGGAAGATCCACGCAGAGCAGGGCTTACAGCAAGCGGCTTACCAAACCTCCCCTATGTCCGCACTAATTGATTCATGGGTGTTCACCGCGCAAATGAATCAGTTTTACGCTCAAGGCAATGGCGCTGATTTGTTCGTGACCGATGATGCTATAGAAACAGCGCGTTTTCTTGATCAAGAAGCTGAGAAGCTAGCAAAGGGCGTATTGAGCTCAACTGATTTCAAAAAGAGCAAAGCATTCGTCGCAGAGTTTGCTGCGAGCAATCCTTTTAAAGACCTTACCTTCAGAAGTACGCCTGCCTATCGAGAATGGCTAGCTTACCTTGGCAAAGACGAATCTCAAATTGTTCAGAGCCTAGGCACCATGCCTGAAGCTATGAGCGATGCATCAGATCGCTTAAGCCTAATGGCTGATCAAACGCCAAAACTGATGACGTGGAAGGCCGAGTTGGTTGCGATGAACAGTTCACTCACGGGTGAAGATTTGTCGATGACGTTGGAAAGCCTTCGTCAAACATCAGCAAGCATGCAGGATTTCATTGAGAACAACCCTGAATACATGCAAACACTGGCTTCGATTATGTCGACAGAAATGCAGCCATTGCTCAACGACCTTAGCGATAAAACCGACCAAAAGTTAGCGATGCTGAGTGATGAACGTGTGGCACTAGAAAAAATGGTGACGCGCGAGAGAGAAGCATTGGTGGAGATGATCGCGAAAGAGCGCATTGAGATAGCAGGTATTGTGACATCAGAAAGAGAACTGTTCACCAAAGATTTAGACCGTGTCTCTCAAGAGGTGGTCGTGCTTGCGATTGATAAGTTGATGGAGCTAATCAAAGGTGTAATTATCTACTTCATCTTGTTTATTTTAGTCGTGTTCTTTGCACCGTTAGGTATCGGTTATTGGTTGGGTAAACGAACCGCCAACAAATAA